In the Bacillus sp. HSf4 genome, GAAATACTTAACAAGTTTGCGAAAGTTCTTTGAACATCTACTATTTAACGTGTTAGAGCGTTGGTTTACAGAATGACAATGTACTATAATAAGTAGCTTTTCCACTAAACTGTTATATAAAATATGTATAGCTCTGTTTGGATCACACAAATAAGCCGGTGGCTGAATGACCGGCTTATTTGTGTGAGGCGAGCCTTATCGGCATCCGACAGAGATCGTTTGGTTGCCGAACGATTCAAGCGTACTTTTCAATACATAGCTGCCGGCGGGGAGATGGTGAAACTCATAAACTCCTTCCGGCTCGACTGCCTTTGTTTGCAGCAGAACACCTGACAGGTCATAGACATGAATGTAATGCTGCCGCTCCCTGAGCTGGCTTTTCAAGTCCGTCGGGATTTCTCCTGATAGAATAAAACCGGGTTGATCGGTTATGCCCGGGTCAATTTGCTTTAGGATCTCCACATCAGGCTCTGTTCCGGATGAAGGTTCAAGGGAGGCAGGCTGTCCGACTTGGCACTTTAGGTACAGCCTTTCCATCGATGCCATGTGGACGCTGATATCCCAATATTTCATGGCTTTTTCTCGCGCCCGTCTTCCCAATTGTGAGCGGAAGGCGTCATCGTCCAGCAAATGCCGCAGCTTTTCCGCAAGTGCATCACTGTTGCCTGTGGGAACGAGCAATCCGTCAGCGCCGTCTTTGATGATTTCTTTTATGCCGCCTGCTTCTGCGGCCAGGATCGGTTTTGCGGAAAATTGGCCTTCCAGGATCACAAGCGGAAAAGTATCATGCAGTGAAGGCAAAACAATGATATCGCTGCCGTTCATTAAGTGAGGTATGTCATGCCGTTTTCCGAGAAAGGAAATGGCTGCCCCGATGTCGAGCTGTTCGGCTGTACGCTGCAAAGCTTCCAATTCCGGCCCCTCCCCCGCCAGCAGGCAGTGAAAATCCTTCCGTTCTCGGCTGAGTTTGGAAAGGGCTTCAATCAGGTAGCGGTGCCCTTTTACCGGTACCAGCCGGGCCGGGCAGAGGATGGTTTTTTTGCCTTCATCTCGGCTTTTTTTCGCCGGATTTTCATTTTCGATAAAGGGTTCCTTGACGATGCCGTATGGAATGACTTGAATTTTGGACGGGGTGACACCGATTTGGATCAGCTGTTTTTTCAGCCACTGGCAGGGAACGGCAACAATGTCGCCTGACATCGCCCCCAGGCATTCTTCCATTTTCATATACTGCTGTTCACGTTCCGTTTTATTGTAAAATTCACCGGTTACTTTTGCCTCGTGATATTTAAAATTATGAAGCGATACGATCAGCGGAATATGCGGGGGCTTGGAACGGGCCATCGCTCTGGCCGTCATAAAATCGTGACAGTGGATGACATCGTAGCCGCTCATGTCAAACTGCTTAATAGCTTGTTCCAGGCTGTAGCGCTCCATTTCCCTCCAATAGATCCACAGCGGATATTTTGCTGTGTAGGATGTTTGAAAGCGGCGGATGAGCTCGCGTTTCATGCTGTGTTTATCTGCTGACTGCTGATCTGCGATTTGAATGTTCAGCCAGCTTTTATCATGTGACATAAGATCGACGGTGTGTCCTTTTTCTTCTAAGCTTTTTCGAAGTGTATCAATATAGGTGGATGGGCCGTTTGTGTGTGGAGAATACCGATAATAAGCAAGCAATATTTTCATATGTTTCCCCCTATCTGTCGTTAAACTTATCGGAACCCACTCCCATAGCATTATATGGCCGAAAGCGAAAAAAGTACGCGATAAACACCGAAAACACCCATTGCCCGATTGGGAAATGGGTGTTGTTTATGAAGCGGCTAATATTTCGGCGATCCTGTCTTCGATCTCTTGCCCTTTTTCATCATCCAGCAGCTGGTTTAAAAGGATGGAGAAGATCAATGTGTCTCCGCTTTTGGTGTCGATATAGCCCGATAATGAGCTCACAGTTGAAAGCGATCCTGTTTTGGCTCTGACTTTGCCTTTGACCGAAGGGTTTGTCAATCGGTTCCGAAGCGTTCCGCCGACCATTCTGTCGCTTGCCCCGCTTACGGGCAGTGAACGGATGTAAGAGGAAAACCATTCTTCATGTTGGACGGAATACAAAAGCTTGGTGATCTGATGAGCGGAAAGGAGATTGATATGAGAAATTCCCGAACCGTCTCTAAGCAGCAATGCATCTGTATCAACACCAAGCGCTTCAAGCTCTGTTCTCATCACTTCAAGTCCCTTTTCCCAGCTGCCTTCTTTTTTCACCGTTCTCCCCATTTCCTTGACCAATGTTTCGGCATGGCCGTTGTTGCTCAGCTTCATAAAAGGGATCATCAGTTCTGACAGCGGCATGGATTGATGAATCGTCATGAGCTCCGCATTCTTCGGTGTTTCACCGATTTTTGCGTCTCCGAGGATGTGAATGCCTTGGCGGTGAAGCGCCTTTTTAAATAAATCGAGCGCATAACGGGAAGTCTCCCAAACAGCAACCCATTGCCTGACTTTTGATGCTCCCTGCGGAATGGTTCCTTGAATATGGATCGTGTTTGTACCGTGGTCCCTTTTCACTTCGATGTCCTTCTTTTTGCCCTCGGGGACAGTTTTGGCATGATTGACGACGTTGACAACGTTTGTCTTGGGGGAAACGGCCACCGCTGGTTTTTTTCCGGCTTTGCTGCCCGGGGTCACCTCGAGAATGACTGTGCCTGCATCATAATCTTCGTTTGGCGAGGCTGTTAAAGCAGACACCTGGGCGCCGTAATACTGATCTTCATCGCTCCAGGCCAGGTCGCTGGAATAGCGGACATCATCATACCAGGTGTCATCTCCGACAAGGTGTC is a window encoding:
- the dacB gene encoding D-alanyl-D-alanine carboxypeptidase/D-alanyl-D-alanine-endopeptidase; this translates as MKTYVKLVLCIVMILAPGLNIRGEEPAVIAAEDGGGIQHAIDRLLEQDPDLQGALAGISVRSLSTGKILYGHMGDIRLRPASNLKLLTAAAALSVLGEDYSFKTEVLTDGVQRGKTLKGNLYLKGKGDPTLLTKDFEEMAENIRKKGITSIRGHLVGDDTWYDDVRYSSDLAWSDEDQYYGAQVSALTASPNEDYDAGTVILEVTPGSKAGKKPAVAVSPKTNVVNVVNHAKTVPEGKKKDIEVKRDHGTNTIHIQGTIPQGASKVRQWVAVWETSRYALDLFKKALHRQGIHILGDAKIGETPKNAELMTIHQSMPLSELMIPFMKLSNNGHAETLVKEMGRTVKKEGSWEKGLEVMRTELEALGVDTDALLLRDGSGISHINLLSAHQITKLLYSVQHEEWFSSYIRSLPVSGASDRMVGGTLRNRLTNPSVKGKVRAKTGSLSTVSSLSGYIDTKSGDTLIFSILLNQLLDDEKGQEIEDRIAEILAAS
- a CDS encoding glycosyltransferase — its product is MKILLAYYRYSPHTNGPSTYIDTLRKSLEEKGHTVDLMSHDKSWLNIQIADQQSADKHSMKRELIRRFQTSYTAKYPLWIYWREMERYSLEQAIKQFDMSGYDVIHCHDFMTARAMARSKPPHIPLIVSLHNFKYHEAKVTGEFYNKTEREQQYMKMEECLGAMSGDIVAVPCQWLKKQLIQIGVTPSKIQVIPYGIVKEPFIENENPAKKSRDEGKKTILCPARLVPVKGHRYLIEALSKLSRERKDFHCLLAGEGPELEALQRTAEQLDIGAAISFLGKRHDIPHLMNGSDIIVLPSLHDTFPLVILEGQFSAKPILAAEAGGIKEIIKDGADGLLVPTGNSDALAEKLRHLLDDDAFRSQLGRRAREKAMKYWDISVHMASMERLYLKCQVGQPASLEPSSGTEPDVEILKQIDPGITDQPGFILSGEIPTDLKSQLRERQHYIHVYDLSGVLLQTKAVEPEGVYEFHHLPAGSYVLKSTLESFGNQTISVGCR